The sequence GATAAACGGAGCCCGGGCTAGGCCTCCAACAACTATTGGTGCGCCTCTCAACCTCACTCATGATCTCCGAACCGGACATGGGCTTCTCATTCAAGAGCTCCAGCACTTGAAAGCGCAGAAAACCCTTCGGCACAGCAGCCATGTGCCTCAACCAATGCCTGAACGGCGGAGGAGGCGGAAAATCATCGTCGAAC is a genomic window of Aigarchaeota archaeon containing:
- a CDS encoding PadR family transcriptional regulator, which encodes MFDDDFPPPPPFRHWLRHMAAVPKGFLRFQVLELLNEKPMSGSEIMSEVERRTNSCWRPSPGSVYPLLAWLQDNGYVREVPADETGIRRYTLTDKGKKLLEEQRKLR